In Solobacterium moorei, a single genomic region encodes these proteins:
- a CDS encoding helix-turn-helix domain-containing protein, which produces MIKIIIIANLQSRKDRMNGKYIKEIADRKDMSIYRLEKESGVSAGRIWRIIKGETKNPSIDNLIQIADALDVSLDELVGRKRK; this is translated from the coding sequence ATGATTAAAATAATTATAATTGCAAATTTGCAATCAAGAAAGGACAGGATGAACGGGAAATATATTAAAGAAATTGCCGATAGAAAAGACATGAGCATTTATAGATTGGAAAAAGAATCTGGTGTAAGTGCAGGAAGGATTTGGAGAATCATAAAAGGAGAAACAAAAAATCCATCCATTGATAATTTGATCCAGATTGCGGATGCATTGGATGTATCGCTAGATGAGTTGGTGGGAAGAAAAAGAAAATAA
- a CDS encoding helix-turn-helix domain-containing protein, translating to MLHEHIKRICKEKNVTGYQLSKMTGISNSLLYKILREDTADPQISTLIKIADALDVSLDELVGRNNGWNLTQGICVAGAWMIKNHNEESMVVDMLAYMQITKELMQQEHVAEEDYEILSEAIDFNWGKYVRQLPENI from the coding sequence CGAACATATAAAAAGAATCTGCAAAGAAAAGAATGTTACAGGGTATCAGTTATCTAAGATGACAGGGATTTCAAACAGCCTGCTATATAAAATTCTGAGAGAAGACACAGCAGATCCTCAGATATCAACGTTGATCAAAATAGCGGATGCATTAGATGTATCGCTAGATGAATTGGTTGGTAGAAATAACGGATGGAACTTAACACAAGGTATATGTGTTGCGGGTGCATGGATGATAAAGAACCACAATGAGGAATCCATGGTCGTTGACATGCTAGCATATATGCAGATTACAAAAGAACTGATGCAACAGGAACATGTTGCGGAAGAGGATTATGAAATATTGTCTGAAGCAATAGATTTTAATTGGGGAAAATATGTTAGACAACTGCCAGAAAACATTTAA